Proteins encoded in a region of the Bacteroidales bacterium WCE2004 genome:
- a CDS encoding release factor glutamine methyltransferase: MLCAEKLGTTSYTHIVEPQTPVPEDRLAELEEDLRRLAGGEPIQYVLGVAEFCGHRFAVGPGVLVPRPETELLVADAVRLLREMELDRAPRVLDLCTGSGCIAWSIAKEVRDAEVIGVDLSETALGYARRQFPGETGPTFLQADVLDTEQDFPYGTFDLIVSNPPYVLERERAQMRPNVLEHEPALALFVPDDDPLRFYRAVARWAQRFLRPGGAGVVEINETLGPETAAVFRDAGLKNVQNVPDFYEKIRFVRFSA, translated from the coding sequence ATGCTCTGCGCTGAGAAGCTCGGCACCACATCCTACACCCACATCGTCGAGCCGCAGACGCCCGTCCCCGAAGACCGGCTCGCGGAGCTGGAGGAGGACCTGCGGCGGCTGGCGGGCGGCGAGCCCATCCAGTATGTGCTCGGCGTCGCGGAGTTCTGCGGACACCGCTTCGCCGTGGGGCCCGGCGTGCTGGTCCCGCGGCCGGAGACGGAGCTGCTGGTGGCCGACGCTGTCCGCCTGCTGCGGGAAATGGAGCTGGACCGCGCGCCACGGGTGCTGGACCTCTGCACCGGTTCGGGCTGCATCGCGTGGAGTATCGCCAAGGAGGTCCGGGACGCCGAGGTGATCGGCGTGGACCTGTCGGAAACGGCCCTGGGCTACGCCCGCAGGCAGTTTCCGGGCGAGACGGGCCCGACGTTCCTGCAGGCCGACGTGCTGGACACGGAGCAGGATTTTCCCTACGGGACTTTCGACCTGATCGTCAGCAATCCGCCGTACGTGCTGGAGCGGGAGCGGGCGCAGATGCGGCCCAACGTGCTGGAGCACGAGCCCGCGCTGGCGCTCTTCGTGCCGGACGACGACCCGCTGCGCTTCTACCGCGCGGTGGCGCGCTGGGCGCAGCGTTTCCTGCGGCCCGGCGGGGCCGGTGTCGTCGAGATCAACGAGACGCTCGGCCCGGAGACGGCCGCCGTCTTCCGCGACGCGGGATTAAAAAACGTACAAAACGTCCCCGATTTCTACGAAAAAATACGATTCGTCCGGTTCTCCGCCTGA
- a CDS encoding putative protease, which produces MQRLELLAPARNKDIGIAAIDCGADAVYIAGPGFGARKAAGNSFEDIAELCTYAHRFGVQIFVTYNTLWREGEEEEAHAQMLRAQEAGADAFIIREPRIAAWDDITVPLHASTQCAIRDVERARYFESLGCERIVLERELSLATVREICAAVSCDVEFFVHGALCVCYSGDCRLSEYIDGRSADRGECIQACRSLYDLVDGDGRVLLRNKAILSLKDFNLKARLEELADAGVMSFKIEGRLKNASYVKNVVRDYSLALDALVAKYPDRYCRASYGTVTGGFEPDTAKTFNRGYTELFLDGKRGSWSSMDAPKSMGEAVGTVQRIRRQPGRTMSFDVRPLRRDLALHNGDGFAIATADGVTGFRGDVCEGLQVSCKDVPDLREGMTLYRNINTAFEKTLETQACHREIPVRLSLRLHGKYVLEVRAVTSDGREVLSPFHMDVETAENRERAEAMLREQLSKRSGVYHFSLEELKVETAGGRLPLLSASTINGIRRLVAEDLDALPAPGHSQSSPRHPAVSCHSERSEESELMRSKYCVRYELGLCPKYQGARPPKELFLLNNGRRLALRFDCAACEMTVTADQK; this is translated from the coding sequence TCGCAGCCATCGACTGCGGTGCCGATGCCGTATATATCGCAGGTCCCGGATTCGGGGCCCGCAAGGCGGCCGGCAACAGCTTCGAGGATATCGCCGAACTCTGCACCTATGCGCACCGTTTCGGGGTGCAGATCTTCGTCACCTACAACACCCTCTGGCGCGAGGGTGAGGAAGAAGAAGCCCACGCGCAGATGCTGCGCGCGCAGGAAGCGGGGGCGGACGCGTTCATTATCCGGGAGCCGCGCATCGCGGCCTGGGACGACATCACCGTCCCCCTCCACGCTTCCACGCAATGCGCCATCCGCGACGTGGAGCGCGCCCGATACTTCGAGTCGCTGGGCTGCGAGCGCATCGTCCTGGAGCGCGAGCTCTCCCTGGCGACCGTCCGGGAAATCTGCGCGGCCGTGTCGTGCGACGTGGAATTCTTCGTCCACGGCGCGCTCTGCGTCTGCTACAGCGGCGACTGCCGCCTCTCGGAATACATCGACGGGCGCAGCGCAGACCGCGGCGAATGCATCCAGGCCTGCCGTTCGCTCTATGACCTGGTGGACGGCGACGGACGGGTGCTGCTGCGCAACAAGGCCATCCTTTCGCTGAAGGACTTCAACCTCAAGGCCCGGCTGGAAGAGCTGGCCGACGCGGGCGTGATGTCCTTCAAGATCGAAGGCCGGCTCAAGAACGCCTCTTATGTCAAGAACGTGGTGCGGGACTATTCCCTGGCGCTGGACGCGCTGGTGGCGAAGTATCCCGATCGCTACTGCCGCGCCTCGTACGGCACGGTGACGGGCGGCTTCGAGCCCGACACCGCCAAGACCTTCAACCGCGGATACACCGAGCTTTTCCTGGACGGCAAGCGCGGCAGCTGGTCCTCGATGGACGCGCCCAAGTCGATGGGCGAGGCCGTTGGGACGGTGCAGCGCATCCGGCGCCAGCCGGGCCGGACGATGTCTTTCGACGTCCGGCCGCTGCGGCGCGACCTTGCGCTGCACAACGGCGACGGCTTCGCCATCGCGACCGCCGACGGCGTCACGGGCTTCCGCGGCGACGTCTGCGAGGGCTTGCAGGTCAGCTGCAAGGATGTCCCCGACCTCCGGGAGGGGATGACCCTCTACCGCAACATCAACACCGCCTTCGAGAAGACGCTGGAGACGCAGGCCTGCCACCGGGAGATCCCGGTGCGCCTCTCGCTGCGCCTGCACGGCAAATATGTCCTGGAGGTGCGCGCCGTCACGTCGGACGGCCGCGAGGTGCTGAGCCCGTTCCATATGGACGTGGAGACGGCCGAGAACCGCGAGCGCGCGGAGGCGATGCTGCGCGAGCAGCTCTCCAAGCGCAGCGGCGTCTATCATTTCTCGCTCGAAGAGCTGAAGGTCGAGACGGCCGGCGGACGCTTGCCGCTGCTCAGCGCCTCGACCATCAACGGCATCCGCCGCCTGGTCGCCGAGGACCTGGACGCCCTTCCTGCTCCCGGTCATTCCCAGTCTTCCCCTCGTCATCCTGCCGTTTCCTGTCATTCTGAGCGCAGCGAAGAATCTGAACTCATGCGCAGCAAGTACTGCGTCCGCTACGAACTCGGCCTCTGCCCCAAATACCAGGGCGCCAGGCCGCCGAAGGAGCTTTTCCTGCTCAACAACGGCCGCCGCCTGGCGCTCCGTTTCGACTGCGCGGCCTGCGAGATGACAGTCACTGCAGACCAAAAGTGA
- a CDS encoding D-alanine--D-alanine ligase, with translation MSKYKTIAVIYGSDSSEWEVSCRSGEFVASRIDGNEYDIYEIFARFGKWQLVAAKKCNSMRVTFPEGARPEVDKTDFSIQVLGERVKFDYAYIVQHGAPGETGQFEGYLEMLGIPCSTCDSSTCAIVFDKYACKCYVRELGLANCAPDVFVRQGMDAAEIDARVQKGLKFPVFVKPTQGGSSFGVTRVTRAEDLQAAVQFAFSENPTVLIEQGVTGRELTCAAYFDGEKVCTLPLIEIVTDNEYFDYDAKYNGHSQELCPAPVSEEERELVQRTTAGIYARLGCRGVVRMDYILADDGLYFLEINLIPGMTSASLVPKMVRAAGMDMTAFLTTIIEHT, from the coding sequence ATGAGCAAGTACAAGACCATCGCCGTGATCTACGGCAGCGATTCCTCCGAGTGGGAGGTTTCGTGCCGGAGCGGCGAGTTCGTGGCTTCCCGCATCGACGGGAACGAATATGACATCTATGAGATCTTCGCCCGCTTCGGCAAGTGGCAGCTCGTCGCCGCCAAGAAGTGCAACTCGATGCGCGTGACCTTCCCCGAGGGCGCGCGTCCGGAGGTGGACAAGACGGATTTTTCCATCCAGGTCCTGGGCGAGCGTGTCAAGTTCGACTATGCTTATATCGTCCAGCACGGTGCGCCGGGCGAGACGGGGCAGTTCGAGGGCTACCTCGAAATGCTCGGCATCCCCTGCAGCACCTGCGACTCCAGCACCTGCGCGATCGTCTTCGACAAGTACGCCTGCAAGTGCTATGTCCGCGAGCTGGGCCTCGCCAACTGCGCGCCGGACGTGTTCGTCCGCCAGGGCATGGACGCCGCGGAGATCGACGCCAGGGTGCAGAAGGGGCTGAAGTTCCCGGTGTTCGTGAAGCCGACCCAGGGCGGCTCGAGCTTCGGCGTCACGCGTGTCACGCGCGCCGAAGACCTCCAGGCCGCCGTCCAGTTCGCTTTCAGCGAGAACCCCACGGTGCTCATCGAGCAGGGTGTGACCGGGCGCGAGCTGACCTGCGCGGCCTATTTCGACGGCGAGAAGGTCTGCACGCTGCCGCTGATTGAGATCGTCACGGACAACGAGTATTTCGACTACGACGCCAAGTACAACGGCCACAGCCAGGAGCTCTGCCCCGCCCCCGTGTCCGAGGAGGAGCGCGAGCTCGTGCAGCGCACCACCGCCGGGATCTACGCCCGCCTGGGCTGCCGCGGCGTGGTCCGGATGGACTACATCCTCGCGGACGACGGTCTCTACTTCCTGGAGATCAACCTCATCCCGGGCATGACGAGCGCTTCGCTCGTGCCCAAGATGGTGCGTGCCGCCGGGATGGACATGACCGCCTTCCTGACGACCATCATCGAGCATACCTAG